ATCACGTAATGCCAAAAATGACAGGAGTTCAAGTTGCACAAGAAATTTTGAAAATAAATTCAAATCAGAGAATTATATTTGCATCAGGACAGATACAAAAAATTCTTTCAGAATCAATATCCAGATTAAATAAGGTGGTAGAAATGATTCAAAAACCATTTTCAATTGAAGCCTTGGATGATATGATTAACAACAAAACGTTGTTAGATAAAATAGAACAAAAAAACATTAATCAAGTAGAAAAGTCTTCGTTTGAAAAATATAATGAAGCAATGCTGATTTTGCAGAATTTTTTTTAAAAATAAATTAAACATTATTGAATTTATATACAAAAAGAAGAAAAATGTAATGTGAAAAAAAATATCGAGACATTACAAAACATTGTTTCACGAAAAGGTTCAAGTAAAATTTTAACATTTAGCATCCCCCATGTTTTCAAAGCATTACAAATGCTATCAAGAGATAGATTCGTAAGCAGAGCAACATTTTGTAAGGAAATTCATCTAGGTGAAGGGGCAGTCAAAACTTTGATTTCCCATCTAAAAGAAGCTCAAATGGTAGAGTCTACAAAATCAGGCACCTTTCTGACAAACAAGGGGAAAAAATTTATTGCAGATATTCAAAAGGTCATGTGCAATGAATGTGTCATTAAAAAATCAGATTTTCTTTCTGGAAAATTTAACCATGCTGTTCTATTAAAAAAATATTCAAAGGCCATCAAAACAGGACTGGAGCAAAGAGATTATGCAATTTTGTATGGTTCTTCAGGCTGTACCACTATTTTGTTTAAAAACAATCATTTTGTTTTTCCAGATGAAAAAGATTGTTTTTCAAACGAACCCTCAATAAAAAACACTCTCCAAAAAGAGTTATCGCCAGAAGAAGAAGACGTGATCATAATTTCATCATCGGATGATCCATTTGTTGCAGAAATATCTGCAAAAAACTCTGCATTATGGACACTTGCAACAACGTAGACAAACTATTTACTTGAATTAGGAATCTAAGATTCGTTGACAAAGATCTTTTTGGTAAT
Above is a window of Nitrosopumilus sp. K4 DNA encoding:
- a CDS encoding DUF4443 domain-containing protein, which gives rise to MKKNIETLQNIVSRKGSSKILTFSIPHVFKALQMLSRDRFVSRATFCKEIHLGEGAVKTLISHLKEAQMVESTKSGTFLTNKGKKFIADIQKVMCNECVIKKSDFLSGKFNHAVLLKKYSKAIKTGLEQRDYAILYGSSGCTTILFKNNHFVFPDEKDCFSNEPSIKNTLQKELSPEEEDVIIISSSDDPFVAEISAKNSALWTLATT